One Syngnathus typhle isolate RoL2023-S1 ecotype Sweden unplaced genomic scaffold, RoL_Styp_1.0 HiC_scaffold_283, whole genome shotgun sequence genomic region harbors:
- the LOC133149228 gene encoding HAUS augmin-like complex subunit 6 isoform X1, with protein sequence MASQMLKDCGANLWFCLLALGFEPERQLQLFARDSKHIKLGADMFDKANKYAFLIVVQFLLQTLDPPRFQKAFKFCWPPYTAKQDAEFRKETRAWLQEIMVESGFVGPKVLASSLVSPGGPKFIGLMMHLVKHVMRRQMKTYTKDESWVADVVFKPTSSRHMALRRCRVAQKKFLEQVAHHSRFFLDVQKKVQSHADTMRDLRAQSQKYDELLQQNGGESVREDFADKAQMVARLWATVDGMLAMTEAEREVLESVLGGEVDRYALAGRPLRVSRGLLERPSRRRLSSGNADEAAQLNLLRLLELMNHCLRLLREEPCGGSPPQLSLPQLQQIQRQMARQLQNSKLLRVKISQEEIPKMRGAIGELEAALDSKWAGVLTGKSLVSLLDGDPVLALLSPTARLPFEAARDQSDASCVFSKFPAKLPDGRAESSGRQVSGHLWQLKSARRPAAEDQEGAFGLADSTGLDSSLDRLVDGKTPPGRPQFADTVSASSPTRDGEAGSDPGAMRGCFLRDPFASREQRPRTPETLIADTESSRRQALREDDGDSDGGVLPWPTSSSGQRQLFWGSFLQQETLPSYDSLLSLDDDDAEEEEPFPCPNSANETPAEARRDGSPERPRPARDVLAAPALFPSPLISFSP encoded by the exons ATGGCAAGCCAAATGTTAAAGGACTGCGGCGCCAATCTATGGTTCTGCCTCCTCGCGCTGGGCTTTGAGCCAGAACGGCAGTTGCAGCTCTTCGCGCGCGACTCCAAGCACATCAAACTGGGAGC GGATATGTTCGACAAAGCCAACAAGTACGCCTTCCTGATTGTCGTCCAATTCCTGTTGCAGACGCTCGATCCTCCGCGATTTCAAAAGGCATTCAA GTTTTGCTGGCCTCCCTATACTGCTAAACAAGATGCAGAGTTTCGCAAAGAGACCCGCGCTTGGCTGCAAGAAATCATG GTTGAAAGTGGATTCGTCGGCCCCAAAGTCTTGGCGTCGTCGTTGGTCTCGCCCGGAGGCCCCAAATTCATCGGCTTGATGATGCATCTGGTCAAGCACGTCATGCGGCGGCAAATGAAAACCTACACCAAAG ACGAGAGCTGGGTCGCCGACGTCGTCTTCAAGCCGACGTCTTCGCGCCACATGGCGCTGAGGAGGTGCCGCGTGGCCCAAAAAAAGTTCTTGGAGCAGGTGGCGCACCACAGTCGCTTTTTCCTGGACGTGCAGAAAAAAGTCCA GAGCCACGCGGATACCATGCGAGACCTCCGGGCCCAGAGTCAAAAGTATGACGAGCTACTCCa ACAGAACGGCGGCGAGTCTGTCCGAGAGGATTTTGCCGATAAAGCccaaatg GTGGCACGCCTGTGGGCGACCGTGGACGGAATGCTGGCGATGACCGAGGCGGAGCgcgaggtgctggagagcgtgCTCGGAGGAGAAGTGGATCGCTACGCGCTAGCCGGCCGCCCACTGCGCGTTTCTCGTGGCCTGCTGGAGCGGCCCTCGCGGCGGCGG TTGAGCTCGGGGAACGCGGACGAGGCCGCTCAGCTGAACCTCCTGCGGCTCTTGGAGCTGATGAACCACTGCCTGCGCCTCCTGCGGGAGGAGCCGTGTGGGGGCTCGCCGCCGCAGCTCAGCCTGCCGCAGTTGCAGCAAATCCAGCGGCAGATGGCCCGCCAGCTGCAGAACTCAAAGCTCCTCAG AGTGAAGATTTCCCAGGAGGAAATTCCCAAGATGAGGGGCGCCATCGGAGAACTGGAAGCGGCGTTGGACAGCAAGTGGGCCGGCGTACTAACAGGCAAATCTTTAGTGTCCTTGCTCGACGGCGATCCG gTACTCGCTCTTCTTTCGCCAACGGCTCGTCTGCCGTTTGAAGCGGCGCGCGACCAAAGTGATGCCAGTTGCGTCTTCTCCAAGTTTCCCGCCAAGCTCCCCG ACGGCCGCGCAGAGTCCTCAGGGCGTCAAGTAAGCGGCCATCTCTGGCAACTGAAGAG CGCGCGACGCCCGGCGGCAGAAGACCAGGAGGGCGCCTTTGGGCTCGCCGACTCGACCGGACTCGACTCCTCGCTCGACCGGCTCGTCGATGGGAAGACGCCACCCGGGAGGCCGCAG TTTGCAGATACCGTAAGCGCCAGCAGTCCAACGCGAGACGGCGAGGCGGGTTCCGACCCGGGCGCAATGCGAGGCTGCTTCCTCCGAGACCCCTTCGCCAGCAGAGAGCAGCGTCCCCGCACGCCCGAGACCTTGA TCGCGGACACGGAGAGCTCCCGGCGACAGGCCCTGCGTGAAGACGACGGAGACTCAGACGGCGGCGTGTTGCCGTGGCCCACTTCTTCCTCCGGCCAGCGGCAGTTGTTTTGGGGCTCCTTCCTCCAGCAAGAAACTCTGCCCAGCTACGACAGTCTGCTGAGCCTCGACGACGACGACGCAGAGGAAGAAGAGCCCTTCCCCTGCCCGAACTCGGCCAACGAGACGCCGGCGGAGGCGCGCCGGGACGGCTCGCCCGAGCGACCTCGCCCGGCCCGCGACGTTTTGGCCGCTCCGGCCCTTTTTCCCTCTCCGCTCATCTCCTTCTCACCTTGA
- the LOC133149228 gene encoding HAUS augmin-like complex subunit 6 isoform X3 has protein sequence MASQMLKDCGANLWFCLLALGFEPERQLQLFARDSKHIKLGAFCWPPYTAKQDAEFRKETRAWLQEIMVESGFVGPKVLASSLVSPGGPKFIGLMMHLVKHVMRRQMKTYTKDESWVADVVFKPTSSRHMALRRCRVAQKKFLEQVAHHSRFFLDVQKKVQSHADTMRDLRAQSQKYDELLQQNGGESVREDFADKAQMVARLWATVDGMLAMTEAEREVLESVLGGEVDRYALAGRPLRVSRGLLERPSRRRLSSGNADEAAQLNLLRLLELMNHCLRLLREEPCGGSPPQLSLPQLQQIQRQMARQLQNSKLLRVKISQEEIPKMRGAIGELEAALDSKWAGVLTGKSLVSLLDGDPVLALLSPTARLPFEAARDQSDASCVFSKFPAKLPDGRAESSGRQVSGHLWQLKSARRPAAEDQEGAFGLADSTGLDSSLDRLVDGKTPPGRPQFADTVSASSPTRDGEAGSDPGAMRGCFLRDPFASREQRPRTPETLIADTESSRRQALREDDGDSDGGVLPWPTSSSGQRQLFWGSFLQQETLPSYDSLLSLDDDDAEEEEPFPCPNSANETPAEARRDGSPERPRPARDVLAAPALFPSPLISFSP, from the exons ATGGCAAGCCAAATGTTAAAGGACTGCGGCGCCAATCTATGGTTCTGCCTCCTCGCGCTGGGCTTTGAGCCAGAACGGCAGTTGCAGCTCTTCGCGCGCGACTCCAAGCACATCAAACTGGGAGC GTTTTGCTGGCCTCCCTATACTGCTAAACAAGATGCAGAGTTTCGCAAAGAGACCCGCGCTTGGCTGCAAGAAATCATG GTTGAAAGTGGATTCGTCGGCCCCAAAGTCTTGGCGTCGTCGTTGGTCTCGCCCGGAGGCCCCAAATTCATCGGCTTGATGATGCATCTGGTCAAGCACGTCATGCGGCGGCAAATGAAAACCTACACCAAAG ACGAGAGCTGGGTCGCCGACGTCGTCTTCAAGCCGACGTCTTCGCGCCACATGGCGCTGAGGAGGTGCCGCGTGGCCCAAAAAAAGTTCTTGGAGCAGGTGGCGCACCACAGTCGCTTTTTCCTGGACGTGCAGAAAAAAGTCCA GAGCCACGCGGATACCATGCGAGACCTCCGGGCCCAGAGTCAAAAGTATGACGAGCTACTCCa ACAGAACGGCGGCGAGTCTGTCCGAGAGGATTTTGCCGATAAAGCccaaatg GTGGCACGCCTGTGGGCGACCGTGGACGGAATGCTGGCGATGACCGAGGCGGAGCgcgaggtgctggagagcgtgCTCGGAGGAGAAGTGGATCGCTACGCGCTAGCCGGCCGCCCACTGCGCGTTTCTCGTGGCCTGCTGGAGCGGCCCTCGCGGCGGCGG TTGAGCTCGGGGAACGCGGACGAGGCCGCTCAGCTGAACCTCCTGCGGCTCTTGGAGCTGATGAACCACTGCCTGCGCCTCCTGCGGGAGGAGCCGTGTGGGGGCTCGCCGCCGCAGCTCAGCCTGCCGCAGTTGCAGCAAATCCAGCGGCAGATGGCCCGCCAGCTGCAGAACTCAAAGCTCCTCAG AGTGAAGATTTCCCAGGAGGAAATTCCCAAGATGAGGGGCGCCATCGGAGAACTGGAAGCGGCGTTGGACAGCAAGTGGGCCGGCGTACTAACAGGCAAATCTTTAGTGTCCTTGCTCGACGGCGATCCG gTACTCGCTCTTCTTTCGCCAACGGCTCGTCTGCCGTTTGAAGCGGCGCGCGACCAAAGTGATGCCAGTTGCGTCTTCTCCAAGTTTCCCGCCAAGCTCCCCG ACGGCCGCGCAGAGTCCTCAGGGCGTCAAGTAAGCGGCCATCTCTGGCAACTGAAGAG CGCGCGACGCCCGGCGGCAGAAGACCAGGAGGGCGCCTTTGGGCTCGCCGACTCGACCGGACTCGACTCCTCGCTCGACCGGCTCGTCGATGGGAAGACGCCACCCGGGAGGCCGCAG TTTGCAGATACCGTAAGCGCCAGCAGTCCAACGCGAGACGGCGAGGCGGGTTCCGACCCGGGCGCAATGCGAGGCTGCTTCCTCCGAGACCCCTTCGCCAGCAGAGAGCAGCGTCCCCGCACGCCCGAGACCTTGA TCGCGGACACGGAGAGCTCCCGGCGACAGGCCCTGCGTGAAGACGACGGAGACTCAGACGGCGGCGTGTTGCCGTGGCCCACTTCTTCCTCCGGCCAGCGGCAGTTGTTTTGGGGCTCCTTCCTCCAGCAAGAAACTCTGCCCAGCTACGACAGTCTGCTGAGCCTCGACGACGACGACGCAGAGGAAGAAGAGCCCTTCCCCTGCCCGAACTCGGCCAACGAGACGCCGGCGGAGGCGCGCCGGGACGGCTCGCCCGAGCGACCTCGCCCGGCCCGCGACGTTTTGGCCGCTCCGGCCCTTTTTCCCTCTCCGCTCATCTCCTTCTCACCTTGA
- the LOC133149228 gene encoding HAUS augmin-like complex subunit 6 isoform X2 translates to MASQMLKDCGANLWFCLLALGFEPERQLQLFARDSKHIKLGADMFDKANKYAFLIVVQFLLQTLDPPRFQKAFKFCWPPYTAKQDAEFRKETRAWLQEIMVESGFVGPKVLASSLVSPGGPKFIGLMMHLVKHVMRRQMKTYTKDESWVADVVFKPTSSRHMALRRCRVAQKKFLEQVAHHSRFFLDVQKKVQSHADTMRDLRAQSQKQNGGESVREDFADKAQMVARLWATVDGMLAMTEAEREVLESVLGGEVDRYALAGRPLRVSRGLLERPSRRRLSSGNADEAAQLNLLRLLELMNHCLRLLREEPCGGSPPQLSLPQLQQIQRQMARQLQNSKLLRVKISQEEIPKMRGAIGELEAALDSKWAGVLTGKSLVSLLDGDPVLALLSPTARLPFEAARDQSDASCVFSKFPAKLPDGRAESSGRQVSGHLWQLKSARRPAAEDQEGAFGLADSTGLDSSLDRLVDGKTPPGRPQFADTVSASSPTRDGEAGSDPGAMRGCFLRDPFASREQRPRTPETLIADTESSRRQALREDDGDSDGGVLPWPTSSSGQRQLFWGSFLQQETLPSYDSLLSLDDDDAEEEEPFPCPNSANETPAEARRDGSPERPRPARDVLAAPALFPSPLISFSP, encoded by the exons ATGGCAAGCCAAATGTTAAAGGACTGCGGCGCCAATCTATGGTTCTGCCTCCTCGCGCTGGGCTTTGAGCCAGAACGGCAGTTGCAGCTCTTCGCGCGCGACTCCAAGCACATCAAACTGGGAGC GGATATGTTCGACAAAGCCAACAAGTACGCCTTCCTGATTGTCGTCCAATTCCTGTTGCAGACGCTCGATCCTCCGCGATTTCAAAAGGCATTCAA GTTTTGCTGGCCTCCCTATACTGCTAAACAAGATGCAGAGTTTCGCAAAGAGACCCGCGCTTGGCTGCAAGAAATCATG GTTGAAAGTGGATTCGTCGGCCCCAAAGTCTTGGCGTCGTCGTTGGTCTCGCCCGGAGGCCCCAAATTCATCGGCTTGATGATGCATCTGGTCAAGCACGTCATGCGGCGGCAAATGAAAACCTACACCAAAG ACGAGAGCTGGGTCGCCGACGTCGTCTTCAAGCCGACGTCTTCGCGCCACATGGCGCTGAGGAGGTGCCGCGTGGCCCAAAAAAAGTTCTTGGAGCAGGTGGCGCACCACAGTCGCTTTTTCCTGGACGTGCAGAAAAAAGTCCA GAGCCACGCGGATACCATGCGAGACCTCCGGGCCCAGAGTCAAAA ACAGAACGGCGGCGAGTCTGTCCGAGAGGATTTTGCCGATAAAGCccaaatg GTGGCACGCCTGTGGGCGACCGTGGACGGAATGCTGGCGATGACCGAGGCGGAGCgcgaggtgctggagagcgtgCTCGGAGGAGAAGTGGATCGCTACGCGCTAGCCGGCCGCCCACTGCGCGTTTCTCGTGGCCTGCTGGAGCGGCCCTCGCGGCGGCGG TTGAGCTCGGGGAACGCGGACGAGGCCGCTCAGCTGAACCTCCTGCGGCTCTTGGAGCTGATGAACCACTGCCTGCGCCTCCTGCGGGAGGAGCCGTGTGGGGGCTCGCCGCCGCAGCTCAGCCTGCCGCAGTTGCAGCAAATCCAGCGGCAGATGGCCCGCCAGCTGCAGAACTCAAAGCTCCTCAG AGTGAAGATTTCCCAGGAGGAAATTCCCAAGATGAGGGGCGCCATCGGAGAACTGGAAGCGGCGTTGGACAGCAAGTGGGCCGGCGTACTAACAGGCAAATCTTTAGTGTCCTTGCTCGACGGCGATCCG gTACTCGCTCTTCTTTCGCCAACGGCTCGTCTGCCGTTTGAAGCGGCGCGCGACCAAAGTGATGCCAGTTGCGTCTTCTCCAAGTTTCCCGCCAAGCTCCCCG ACGGCCGCGCAGAGTCCTCAGGGCGTCAAGTAAGCGGCCATCTCTGGCAACTGAAGAG CGCGCGACGCCCGGCGGCAGAAGACCAGGAGGGCGCCTTTGGGCTCGCCGACTCGACCGGACTCGACTCCTCGCTCGACCGGCTCGTCGATGGGAAGACGCCACCCGGGAGGCCGCAG TTTGCAGATACCGTAAGCGCCAGCAGTCCAACGCGAGACGGCGAGGCGGGTTCCGACCCGGGCGCAATGCGAGGCTGCTTCCTCCGAGACCCCTTCGCCAGCAGAGAGCAGCGTCCCCGCACGCCCGAGACCTTGA TCGCGGACACGGAGAGCTCCCGGCGACAGGCCCTGCGTGAAGACGACGGAGACTCAGACGGCGGCGTGTTGCCGTGGCCCACTTCTTCCTCCGGCCAGCGGCAGTTGTTTTGGGGCTCCTTCCTCCAGCAAGAAACTCTGCCCAGCTACGACAGTCTGCTGAGCCTCGACGACGACGACGCAGAGGAAGAAGAGCCCTTCCCCTGCCCGAACTCGGCCAACGAGACGCCGGCGGAGGCGCGCCGGGACGGCTCGCCCGAGCGACCTCGCCCGGCCCGCGACGTTTTGGCCGCTCCGGCCCTTTTTCCCTCTCCGCTCATCTCCTTCTCACCTTGA